The region GTGAAACCATTGAAGATGTGCTGGAACCCTATCTGATTCAGCAGGGATTTCTGCAACGCACGCCGCGTGGCCGCATCGCTACGCAGCACGCCTATCGCCATTTCGGCCTGACCCGCGAAGAATAGAAGAGTAGGAAAGAAGAGTAGTAGGAGTAGGCCGCCTTTCATCGTTATCTCTCGTTATCGCCAGCCTGTCGGCTGGCGATAAGTCCGGCAACGTTAAACACATCTGCAGGTAGGTGAAAGACCCTGACGGGCTGATTAACCTCTTTTCTATAGCAGCTAAAATACGGTTGTGTCAGGCAGCCTGTTTTTTCAGCAGACTAACCATAAACAGCAGCGATGCACATAGCACAACGGAAGGGCCGGCGGGCGTATTGGCGCCGGCCGAGAAAGCAAGTCCGCCGGTGACGGCCAGAATGCCGACGCCCATCGCGCAAATGGCCATCTGCTCCGGTGTGCGGGAAAACCGACGTGCGGTGGCGGTCGGAATAATCAGCAGTGAGGTGATGATCAGCGCGCCGACAAACTTCATCGCCAGCCCGATGGTCAAGGCGGTGATCAGCATTAGCAACAGTTTGGTGCGGGCGATGGCGATGCCGTCGACGTGCGCCAGTTCTGGGCTGACTGTCATGGAGAGTAGGGCGCGCCATTGCCACCCCAATACGCCGAGCACCAGCACCACGCCAGGGCCAATCAGCCACAAGTCTTCACTGGTGACCGCGAGCAGGTCGCCAAACAGATAAGCCATCAAATCGACACGGACATTGTTCATCAGGCTGACCACCACCAGACCCAGCGACAGTGCGCTGTGCGCCATGATGCCAAGCAGGGTATCGATCGCCAGTCCTGGGCGGCGCTCCAGCCAGACCAACCCCACGGCCAGCAACAGAGTTATCGCAATTACCGCATAGAACAGATTGATGTCCAGCAACAGGCCCAGCGCAACGCCAAGTAATGAAGCATGGGCGAGGGTATCGCCAAAGTAAGACATACGGCGCCATACCACGAAGGAACCGAGCGGCCCTGCCGCCACCGCCAGACACACCCCTGCCAGCCAGCCGGGCAACAACAACTCAATCATGCGTGATTACCATCCTGTCGTTTTAAAATGATTTTTCCGTTCAGATCGTGACGGTGATTGTGATGGTGGCGGTAAATCGCCAGTTGTCCGGCGCCGCGGTGGCCGAACATAGCCAGGAATTCCGGGTGCAGCGACACCACTTCCGGTGTGCCGGAGCAGCAGATGTGCTGATTGAGACACAGGACCTCATCGGTTTTTGCCATCACCAGATGCAGGTCGTGGGAGACCATCAGTACGCTGCACTGATATTCCTGTCGCAGTTGGTTAATCAACTCGTACAGCGCCAACTGTCCATTGACGTCTACCCCTTGGGTGGGTTCATCCAGCACCAGCAATTGCGGGCGGGCAAGGATAGCGCGCGCCAGTAGAACACGTTGGGTTTCGCCGCCGGAGAGCTTTTGCATCGGTTGTTCAAGCAGATGACCCGCCTGCACGCGTTTCAATGCTGGCATGATGTCCTGCTTATTGACTCCGGGGCGTAGCTGCATAAAGCGTTTGACAGTCAGCGGCAGGGTTGGGTCCAGATGCAGCTTTTGCGGTACGTAGCCGATGCGAAGATTCGCCGTCCGGGTCAGCGTGCCGTGGGTTGGGGCCTGTAATCCCAGTACAACCCGGACCAGCGTGGATTTTCCCGCGCCATTGGGTCCGAGCAGCGTCAGAATACGGCCAGCCTGCAATGTGAGAGAAATATCATTGAGTACAGGTTTGTTGCCAAACTGCACGCCAATATTTTCCAGTGAAACCAGCGTTGACATAGAATTCTGTTTGCAGAGGGTGTGTGACGTTATAATATAACGCGTTTTTATTGATAAATCGACGGATGATTGGGTATGTTGCGAGTTACTCACTATAAATGGCTAAACACCGTACTTGCTGCCGGTACATTGCTGGCTTCGTTGTCTGCCACGCCGGTTGCCTCTGCCGCCGTGGTTACCTCGATTCGCCCGCTGGCGTTTATCGCCGCGGCGATCGCTGATGGCGTTACGCCCACGGAAGTGCTGTTGCCGGATGGCGCGTCGCCGCATGATTATGCACTACGTCCGTCCGATGTACAGCGTCTTAAATCGGCAGAACTGGTGATTTGGGTTGGGCCGGAAATGGAAGCGTTTCTGCCCAAGGCGTTGCAACCGCTGCCGGCAGAACGTCAAATCGCATTGAGCCTGCAACCGGCCGTCAAATCGCTATTGTTACGGGAGTCACATCCTGAACATGCGGCGGTGGAAAACGGTGCGCAGCATGACTCCGATCATGATAACCCTGTCGGCAACGGGCATGATCACACTAATGAGCCTGAAAATCATCAGGATAGCGATGATGATGGGCATCATCACGGTGAGTTCAATATGCATATCTGGCTGTCGCCGGAGATGGCGCAGGCTTCTGCCGTTGCCATTCATGCAAAATTGCTGGAACTCATGCCGCAGAATAAAGACAAACTGGATGCAAACCTGCGTAAATTCACTGAGAAACTTGCGCAGACAGATAAAAATGTTGTTAATATGCTGACGCCTGTGCGTGGCAAGGGCTACTTCGTGTTTCACGATGCCTATGGCTATTTCGAACAGCATTATGGGTTGGCTCCGCTGGGGCATTTTACCATCAATCCGGCTATTGCCCCCGGCGCACAGCGTTTAAACCAGATACGAACACAGTTGGTTGAGCATAAAGCGGTTTGCGTTTTTGCTGAGCCACAATTCAGGCCAGCGGTCATACATGCTGTCGCCAGGGGAACTGACGTGCGCATCGGCGTGCTGGACCCGTTGGGAAGTGACATTGCACTGGATAAAGACAGCTATGCGCGTTTCCTGTTGCAACTGTCCGAACAGTATTTAAGCTGCCTGAAGGAAAAATAATGAGGATAGGAACAAGTGCAGCAGATAGTCCGAACTATCGCTCTGGCGTATAACAGCCTGCCCCGGCCTCACCGCGTGATGCTGGGGTCACTGACTGTCGTCACACTGGCCGCCGCAGTCTGGCGGCCAATGACATATCCCCCGGTCAATGACGCACCTGTTATCGTAAAAGACGCGGAAAGCGAAAAAAATCAAACTCGGAGCCAGGCTCTGAATCCTCCTGCCAGTGAACCCCTGGACAGCAACCCATTACCACCGGTAGCGACTCAGCAGATCGCCGGTTCGGCACCGACGGCGGATGTAACCGAAGCCAACAGTGAACCGTTGGATCAGCCATCCACCACCAATGGCATCATTAAAGACGAGCTGGATGACAAAGACGCTGATGACACGCATGAGTATGTGGTGTCTACCGGCGATACGCTGAGCAGTATTCTGACGCAGTACGGTATTGATATGTCGGATATCGCTGCTCTGGCGGATCGTAATGCGGCGTTGCGGAATCTGAAGATCGGCCAGCAACTGACCTGGTCGCTGGATAGCGACGGCGCGCTGCAAACGCTGACTTGGCAGGTCTCTCGCCGCGAAACTCGAACTTATACCCGGAACGGCGATGCGTACCGTGAAGAAATCGAGAACGTGGAAGGGGACTGGCAGAACAAAGTGCTGATCGGTCATCTGGATGGCAGTTTTGCCAGTAGCGCACAGGCTGCCGGGTTGACCAGCAGCGAAGTGCGGGAAGTGATTCGTGCGCTGCAATGGCAGTTGGATTTCCGCAAACTGCGTAAAGATGACAGTTTTGCCGTGCTGATTTCCCGTGAAATACTGGATGGCCGTAGCGAACAAAGTGAGCTGCAGGGCGTTCGGTTGCGTACCGGCGGGAAAAGCTACTACGCGTTCCGTGCTGAAGACGGCAAATTTTATGACCGCGAAGCTTCCGGTCTGACCCGTGGCTTCCTGCGTTTCCCGACCATGAAGCAGTTCAAGGTATCC is a window of Dickeya solani IPO 2222 DNA encoding:
- the znuB gene encoding zinc ABC transporter permease subunit ZnuB, with translation MIELLLPGWLAGVCLAVAAGPLGSFVVWRRMSYFGDTLAHASLLGVALGLLLDINLFYAVIAITLLLAVGLVWLERRPGLAIDTLLGIMAHSALSLGLVVVSLMNNVRVDLMAYLFGDLLAVTSEDLWLIGPGVVLVLGVLGWQWRALLSMTVSPELAHVDGIAIARTKLLLMLITALTIGLAMKFVGALIITSLLIIPTATARRFSRTPEQMAICAMGVGILAVTGGLAFSAGANTPAGPSVVLCASLLFMVSLLKKQAA
- the znuC gene encoding zinc ABC transporter ATP-binding protein ZnuC, producing MSTLVSLENIGVQFGNKPVLNDISLTLQAGRILTLLGPNGAGKSTLVRVVLGLQAPTHGTLTRTANLRIGYVPQKLHLDPTLPLTVKRFMQLRPGVNKQDIMPALKRVQAGHLLEQPMQKLSGGETQRVLLARAILARPQLLVLDEPTQGVDVNGQLALYELINQLRQEYQCSVLMVSHDLHLVMAKTDEVLCLNQHICCSGTPEVVSLHPEFLAMFGHRGAGQLAIYRHHHNHRHDLNGKIILKRQDGNHA
- the znuA gene encoding zinc ABC transporter substrate-binding protein ZnuA, whose product is MLRVTHYKWLNTVLAAGTLLASLSATPVASAAVVTSIRPLAFIAAAIADGVTPTEVLLPDGASPHDYALRPSDVQRLKSAELVIWVGPEMEAFLPKALQPLPAERQIALSLQPAVKSLLLRESHPEHAAVENGAQHDSDHDNPVGNGHDHTNEPENHQDSDDDGHHHGEFNMHIWLSPEMAQASAVAIHAKLLELMPQNKDKLDANLRKFTEKLAQTDKNVVNMLTPVRGKGYFVFHDAYGYFEQHYGLAPLGHFTINPAIAPGAQRLNQIRTQLVEHKAVCVFAEPQFRPAVIHAVARGTDVRIGVLDPLGSDIALDKDSYARFLLQLSEQYLSCLKEK
- the mepM gene encoding murein DD-endopeptidase MepM, translating into MQQIVRTIALAYNSLPRPHRVMLGSLTVVTLAAAVWRPMTYPPVNDAPVIVKDAESEKNQTRSQALNPPASEPLDSNPLPPVATQQIAGSAPTADVTEANSEPLDQPSTTNGIIKDELDDKDADDTHEYVVSTGDTLSSILTQYGIDMSDIAALADRNAALRNLKIGQQLTWSLDSDGALQTLTWQVSRRETRTYTRNGDAYREEIENVEGDWQNKVLIGHLDGSFASSAQAAGLTSSEVREVIRALQWQLDFRKLRKDDSFAVLISREILDGRSEQSELQGVRLRTGGKSYYAFRAEDGKFYDREASGLTRGFLRFPTMKQFKVSSNFNPRRLNPVTGRIAPHRGVDFSMPVGTPVLAVGDGEVVVAERDSEAGNFVAVRHGRQYTTRYMHMNRLLVKPGQKIKRGDRIGLSGNTGRSTGPHLHYELWVNQQAVNPLTAKLPRSEGLMGKERRDYLAHVREVLPQLQLD